GTGCGGACGGCATCTTTCATGGCCGCCGGTACAACAAAACCTTCAGCGGAAGCCGGGAAGAGTTCCAGGGAGTCCTTTACGCCTTTCCAAACCCTGACGGCGGCCACCGGCTTTCCGGGCTCAAACGGCTGCAGCAGGACGTAAGACCGGAAGCCGTAATTCAACAGCTTCTGCGCTTCCGCTTCCCGGACGGAGGGGCTCTTGGCGCCCATGACCACGGCCAGCAGCCGCATGCCGTCTCTGAGCGAGGTGGCGGCCAGGTGATAGCCGGCCGCCGCCACGTAGCCGGTTTTCAACCCATCCACCGTTGGGTCTTTTGTAAGGAGGTGGTTCCGGTTGGGTTGGGTGATGTTGTTGTAGGAGTATTCCAGCATGGAATGGAAACGGAGCGCTTCGGGAAACCGTCTCAAATAGGCGGTGGCAAGGGTCGCCATGTCCCGGGCGGTGGTGATCTGTTCCGGGTGAGGGAGTCCGTGGGGGTTCCGGAACCGGGTGGCGGTCATGCCCAGTTCCTCGGCCTTGCGGTTCATGGCGTCGACGAAGCCTTCCACGGTGCCGTAGAGGTGTTCGGCCACGGCCACGCAGGCGTCGTTTCCCGATACCACGGCAATACCCTTCACGAGGTCTTCCAGCGGGACCCGGGTTCCTACTTCGATGAACATCTTGGATCCACCGGTCCGCCAGGCCTTTTCACTGATCCAGACCGCGTCGTTCCATTTGGCCGTTCCATGTTCCACGGCCTCGAAAACCAGGTAAAGGGTCATCAGCTTCGTGAAGGAGGCGGGTTCGATGGGAACGTCGGGGGCCTGTTCCAGTAGGACCGTCCCCGTCGAAACTTCAACGAGAAAGGCCGAGACCGCCTCGACCTGGACCGGTTGGGAAGCCGGGACCGGCGACGGGGAGAGCATCGAGGCGGCCACGAGCCAGAAAAGCGCCACTGAGATGGGGATTCGGCGAAACGTCATAAGGGTGACTCCAGGAGACTCCTTTGCGTTGCTTGAACGGGGAAAGCGGCGTCTTCGGGCGCCCCGCGGTCGGTCAGAGCCTGGGCAGCAGGCTCTCTTCATCTCTGAATTCCGATACGGAGCGTTCCCTGCGGGTCAATTCCAACTTGTTGAGGCCGTCCACGAAGGCCTTGGCGCTCGCGAGCACGATGTCCGTGTCCACGCCCAGGGCCTGGACCAGGCGGCCTTCCTATTCCATCCGAACGGTGATTTCCCTCTGAGCGTCGGTGCCGGCCGTGGCGGTCCTCACTTCGCACGGGAACCGCTGACACGGCGGCGAGCAACAGGAAAACCGAGCGCGTGCCGGAGTGTTGCAGGAGCGCGGCGCCTTGTCAACTCGTTTCCCTTATCGGGAAAGGAGGGGTGATTTTTCTGTTGCATTCGGAAAGCGCTTATGTATATTAAGGTCCGTTTGGCTCGCCTCCATTTATGGCGCGTGTTCGGTGAGGTCGTCGATCTCCCCCCCATGAATAGGAGGTTTTTCTTTTTTGTCAACCCAGGGATAAAGGGTTCACCCATGACGTGAGGAAGCAGAGAAGAAGATGAAATCACTAGGAAAACACTTGATTGTGGAACTGTACCATTGTGATGCGTATCGAATCAACCAGGTGGAGGAAGTGGAACGCATCCTGGTCGAGGCGGTCAACATCTCCAAAGCCACCATTGTCCAACCGGTTTTCCACCAGTTTTCCCCTCACGGCGTGAGCGGCGTCGTCGTCATCGCCGAATCCCATTTTTCCATACACACGTGGCCTGAATTCGGCTACTGCGCCCTCGACATCTTCACGTGCGGCGATCAGATCGATTCGGACGCGTCCCTGCGTTACATCAAGAAGGAACTTCAAGCCGAGAGCCTGTTTGTCACAGAAATGCGGCGGGGCATGCTCGACATCCCCACGGAGCGCTTGAGGCATAAACCGTGAGCAAGCGTCCGGCATCGCATCACCTGCGATACCGCGAGCCCGCCCACGAAGGAGAAGCCATCGAGTATCTGTGCAAGAGGGTGATCTACCGGGGACGCTCGCGGTTCCAGGCGATCGACATCATCGAAACGCAGCTGCACGGGCGGATGCTTTTCCTGGACGGTATCGCCCAGTCGTCGGAGATGGACGAGTTCATCTATCACGAGATGCTCGTCCATCCGGCGCTGCTCAGCGTGTCCCGCCCAGAGGCGGTCCTGGTGATCGGGGGTGCGGAAGGCGCGACGGTTCGGGAAGTCTTGCGCCACCAAAGCGTCCGTCGGGTGGTGATGGTGGACATCGACGGCCAGTTGATCGAGGTGTGCCGGGAACACCTTCCCGGCTGGCACGCCGGCGCCTTCGAAGATCCCAGGCTGGAGGTGGTCGTGGAGGACGGCCGGCGGTACCTGGAGCGCGTCGAGGACTCCTTCGACGCGATCCTGGTGGACCTGAGCGATCCTCTGGAAGGTAGCCCCGCGGTGTATCTGTTCACCAGCGAATTTTATCGGCGCGTGCGCGAGCGGTTGAATCCGGGCGGAGCCGCGGCGTTCCAGGGAGAAGGGGTCAGCCCTCAGCAGGTGGAACTGCACGCTCGCATGGTCAACACCCTGAAGAGCGTGTTTCCGGTGGTTCAACCATATCCGTATTTCATCCACAGTTTTCATCGCCCGGATGCCCACATCCTGGTTCCGCTGGACCCCGCCTGGTCGCAAGCGAAGTTCGTCGAAAGCGTCCGGAACTGCGGCCTTCCGCTCCGTTACCTTTCCCCCGAAACGGCTCGGGCCATGTTCTGCCTTCCGCCTTATCTCTGGAAGGCCTACGAGCGGTACTCCCGGATCATCACCGACGACGACCCGAGTCCGGAAAGGAAAGCCGGCGGCTGAGCGAGCCGTGCGGCGGCGGTGCGAAACGCCCGCCCTCATTTGTCCGGCGACCGATCGAACCGTGACGGGACTTCGAGACCACGGCTTCACACGAAGGGGGTAGAGCGCCCATGCCCATCTATGAATTCCGATGTGTGAAATGCGGTAGAAAGAACGAGTTCATCACGCTTCGGGTTTCGGAACCCGTACCCGAAAATTGCCGTTTTTGCGGCGAAAATTCACTCCAGCGCGTGCCGTCCCGGGTGAGGATCCGCCTGTCCGAGGAAACGCGGCTGGAGCGCCTGGCCGACCCCGGGCGCCTGGGCGCACTCGACGAAGATGATCCCAAGAGCATCGCTCGGTTCATGAAAGCCATGAGCCACGAGATGGGCGACGAGTTCGACGAGGACGTGGACGCCATGGTCGAAGAAGCCATGGAAGAGGAGGCGCGGGGCGCGGAAACGGAGGATGCCGGCGAAGTTCCCATGGACGATCTGTGAAGCCCGGCGGACTCAGCTTCCCGGTAACGATTCCCGGCTGCGGCCCGTTGGAAGCCGCGGCGGCGATGTTTCAACCCCCGGCATGAGGCGTTCCTTACGTGCCGTTTGCGAACCGCCCCCCTTCGCGAAAAAGCGGACACCCGATCCCCAAAAATGAGAAGAGTATTCTCAGACAGCCTCTTACAACAGGGATCGGCATGCTGGGTCTGCCATGACCGTATCTGAAATCACGTTCTGGAAAGAGTCTGTGGGACAGCGGCAGCAGGGGGCGACGCTTGTCGAGTTCCTGGTGCAGGCCTGCCGGTTGAATGAAAGCGATGCACGGGATCTCATCGACTTCGGGTCGGTCCAGGTCTCGGGCCGCCGCGAACGGAACCCTTCGCGCCGGCTGTTCCCAGGCGACGAAGTGCGGGTTCATTGGCCCCGCAAGGGGATTCGTCGTTTTTACGAAGTGGACCCGGCCCGGTTCCTCCACCGCGACCGCTCGATCCTCGCCTATGACAAAGAAGCCGGCGTTCCCAGCCAGGAAACCCCTTCCGACGCGTACAACAATCTCTACGCGGCCGTTCTGCGCCACTTGAAAGCCGCCGGTGGAACCCCCTACGCCGCTCTTCACCACCGCCTGGACAGGGAAACCAGCGGGGTTATGCTGTTCGCGCTGGATCCTTCCGTGAACCGGGCTCTCGGGAGCCTGTTTCAGCAGCGGAGAATGGTCAAATCATACCTGGCCTGGTGTCAAGGGGTTCCGGAAGCCGACCGGTGGTCGGTGGAAAAGGACATCGGCCGCGGAAAAGGCCGCTATCTGGCGTGTCCGAAAGGGGAAGGAAAGCCTGCCCGCACGGACTTTCGAGTGCTGTGGCGCGGTTCCGAGCGGTCGCTGGTCGCCGCGGAACCCCTGACGGGCCGGACGCACCAGGTCCGGCTTCACCTGGCCGACTCGGGCCACCCGGTCATCGGCGACCGGCGCTACGGCAGCACCCTTCCAGGGCCACTCCTTCTGCATGCCCACCGCCTGGCCTTTCCGCATCCGATCACGGGGGAGGAGACGGTCGTGACCGCTCCGCTTCCGGAACACTTTCCGCGCCCCCCCGAGGGAGCCATTCCAGGCTGATGGCGCAGCACAGAGCCTCCCATTCCTCCAGCAGCTCTTCGGCCCGTGTGCCGATTTCGTCCAGGATGCTCATGTCTTCACGGCGCCTGTCTTCCGCGTCGGCTCCCCGTTTCACCAGATCTTCGAAGTTTACGTGAGCGGCTTCCGCCCGTGACCGGAAGGCTTCGAGGAGCCGGCTCGCCGCCGAATCGGCCATCCGGTGAAGGTACATGAATCGGAAATTTTGACGGTAATCTTTGAAGGCGTAGATCAGTTCGGAAGCGGTTTCGGATTTCACCAGGTCGATGGCTTCCTGAAGCGACTGGGGCGGCCCGGCGGCGGAAGAGTCCGGGCCCTTTCGGCCGAGTCGGCCTTTCACCTGGGAAAGGAAACGCGTGAGGCGTCCCAAGCCGAACTTGACCAGGAGCACGCTTCGGCCCACGGCGTTTTCTTCCACGAAGCCGCTGAACGGCGGCGGGGCAAGCGGTTCCCACTGGATCCATTCACTGGATGGGCCTTGGTCCATGGGAAGCAGGTCAACGTGATGCCTGGCCAGTTCGGCCCGGTATTCTTCCATGGCCGTCTGGAAAAGGGCCCAGAAGGCCCGCGACGACCGCTCCAGGTTTTCCCGCAGCGCATCCTCCTGTTCCTTCCCGAACGCGATGGCTCGAAGGTTTACCTTTTCCACCAGGTAACGGGACAGATCCCTGCGAAATTCGAGGTAAAAGCGGTGCAGTTGCCGCACCAGCCGCCGCGGGTCGTTGAGTTCTTGAAGGTAGTCCGGATCGATGGGGTAGTGTTCGACCGTCTTGAGGGTTTCCTGAACCACGGGGCCGCGGTCGAGGTCGAAAAAGCGGCTCACGGCGCCGTCCATGTCCTGTTTGAGGGTTTCCCGGAGGCCGGTGACGGCGTTTTCCAGGGTTCCCAGGGTGGCCATGAGGGCCTTCTGGCGATTTTCCAGGTGCCGAGCCGACTGTTGCAGGTGATCCAGACGTTCGCCGAAGAACACCTTCTGGGTGCGGGCGGTGTCGGAGATGGAGTGAGCCGTCATGGCGAGCCGGCCGAGTCCGGCGTTCACAAGCACACGGGTGCGCTGCCGGTCAATGCGCTCGGTGAGTTCTTCCTTGAGCTGCAGGAAGCCCTTTTCGTGGCGGGCGGCGGCCGCGGCGTCTTTCCGCCACAGTTCGAGCCGACGGCTTTCGCGCTCATCGGCCTCTTCGCCCAAGGCCGCCACCAGCTGAAACAGGCCGGAAAACGCGAACAGGTTGGGGCTCGGGACGGTCCAGCCCAGTTCCCGGTGCACCCGCTCGATGGACGCCTCCAGGTCTTCCATGCCGCTGTGACTGTCCAGATCCAGGTTCAAGACGAAAAAGGTCTGCGGCAGCATGCGCAGCGTCTTGATGACCTCGAGCAGTTTCAAGTCGGCTTCGCGGAGCCCCGTCCGGCTGCTGATGACGTACAGGATGAAGTGGCTCTGCAACAGATACTGCTGGAGCAGCGCCAGGTGGAGCGGGTTGGGGGAATCGCTTCCCTGGCAGTCGGCGATTTCGATCTCCC
This is a stretch of genomic DNA from Desulfoglaeba alkanexedens ALDC. It encodes these proteins:
- a CDS encoding D-alanyl-D-alanine carboxypeptidase family protein, with translation MTFRRIPISVALFWLVAASMLSPSPVPASQPVQVEAVSAFLVEVSTGTVLLEQAPDVPIEPASFTKLMTLYLVFEAVEHGTAKWNDAVWISEKAWRTGGSKMFIEVGTRVPLEDLVKGIAVVSGNDACVAVAEHLYGTVEGFVDAMNRKAEELGMTATRFRNPHGLPHPEQITTARDMATLATAYLRRFPEALRFHSMLEYSYNNITQPNRNHLLTKDPTVDGLKTGYVAAAGYHLAATSLRDGMRLLAVVMGAKSPSVREAEAQKLLNYGFRSYVLLQPFEPGKPVAAVRVWKGVKDSLELFPASAEGFVVPAAMKDAVRTELRLPESVTAPIGTGAVIGSAVITVGDGEPRVIDLVSREDIPQAGVFVRAWHSLLKAEDWNWGRIGAVTGGIAVGAAALVFLALLALRRRNRKRRSAARFHPRRF
- the speD gene encoding adenosylmethionine decarboxylase, yielding MKSLGKHLIVELYHCDAYRINQVEEVERILVEAVNISKATIVQPVFHQFSPHGVSGVVVIAESHFSIHTWPEFGYCALDIFTCGDQIDSDASLRYIKKELQAESLFVTEMRRGMLDIPTERLRHKP
- a CDS encoding fused MFS/spermidine synthase, whose product is MSKRPASHHLRYREPAHEGEAIEYLCKRVIYRGRSRFQAIDIIETQLHGRMLFLDGIAQSSEMDEFIYHEMLVHPALLSVSRPEAVLVIGGAEGATVREVLRHQSVRRVVMVDIDGQLIEVCREHLPGWHAGAFEDPRLEVVVEDGRRYLERVEDSFDAILVDLSDPLEGSPAVYLFTSEFYRRVRERLNPGGAAAFQGEGVSPQQVELHARMVNTLKSVFPVVQPYPYFIHSFHRPDAHILVPLDPAWSQAKFVESVRNCGLPLRYLSPETARAMFCLPPYLWKAYERYSRIITDDDPSPERKAGG
- a CDS encoding FmdB family zinc ribbon protein — encoded protein: MPIYEFRCVKCGRKNEFITLRVSEPVPENCRFCGENSLQRVPSRVRIRLSEETRLERLADPGRLGALDEDDPKSIARFMKAMSHEMGDEFDEDVDAMVEEAMEEEARGAETEDAGEVPMDDL
- a CDS encoding RluA family pseudouridine synthase produces the protein MTVSEITFWKESVGQRQQGATLVEFLVQACRLNESDARDLIDFGSVQVSGRRERNPSRRLFPGDEVRVHWPRKGIRRFYEVDPARFLHRDRSILAYDKEAGVPSQETPSDAYNNLYAAVLRHLKAAGGTPYAALHHRLDRETSGVMLFALDPSVNRALGSLFQQRRMVKSYLAWCQGVPEADRWSVEKDIGRGKGRYLACPKGEGKPARTDFRVLWRGSERSLVAAEPLTGRTHQVRLHLADSGHPVIGDRRYGSTLPGPLLLHAHRLAFPHPITGEETVVTAPLPEHFPRPPEGAIPG
- a CDS encoding dynamin family protein, yielding MPPAAQRVMNEYERFKQKIQAQAETLQDAVQRLEDNRLIDGAKAGRWKAQLRLAVGSMETPLVRIAVVGSVKSGKSTLINAVLGTDLLKRGAGIITSFITRIRSAEQPGGWVALKSWAQVNAEVNDAVRLLPVFGDSLDETPAVDLRRAKDRERLRGWLETVQRDWQQARGRLDPNFILLNAYLEGYPKLRDTVAETSRRLDLDPRQLKAHQRFVGEESQAAYLEDMELHHPMAWLSGEIEIADCQGSDSPNPLHLALLQQYLLQSHFILYVISSRTGLREADLKLLEVIKTLRMLPQTFFVLNLDLDSHSGMEDLEASIERVHRELGWTVPSPNLFAFSGLFQLVAALGEEADERESRRLELWRKDAAAAARHEKGFLQLKEELTERIDRQRTRVLVNAGLGRLAMTAHSISDTARTQKVFFGERLDHLQQSARHLENRQKALMATLGTLENAVTGLRETLKQDMDGAVSRFFDLDRGPVVQETLKTVEHYPIDPDYLQELNDPRRLVRQLHRFYLEFRRDLSRYLVEKVNLRAIAFGKEQEDALRENLERSSRAFWALFQTAMEEYRAELARHHVDLLPMDQGPSSEWIQWEPLAPPPFSGFVEENAVGRSVLLVKFGLGRLTRFLSQVKGRLGRKGPDSSAAGPPQSLQEAIDLVKSETASELIYAFKDYRQNFRFMYLHRMADSAASRLLEAFRSRAEAAHVNFEDLVKRGADAEDRRREDMSILDEIGTRAEELLEEWEALCCAISLEWLPRGGAESVPEAERSRPSPPP